From a region of the Chrysemys picta bellii isolate R12L10 chromosome 7, ASM1138683v2, whole genome shotgun sequence genome:
- the BRMS1 gene encoding breast cancer metastasis-suppressor 1, with protein sequence MALHQVVMTLSRCQQVPWYHGNNLTGCHGDVSQAGAIATPVQGIPLSPTLGECRSPHARLWASFCCHGNMPHPPLSHKAQRSGQLGTIEATALWLIGLPDWLAEDGAEPVGVELPGTEKRSAYGREAAGLGSPRVPMPVHPAPKEAEEMEGDGDSAPELNGEEEESEEEHSASPSESEEESSEMDEEDCERRRSECLDEMCDLEKQFSELKEKLFKERLNQVKAKLEDVASGRAAEYLDPLGVLQNNMKIRIEVAGIYKGLCLEVVRNKHECELQGARQHLESEKLLLYDNMQSELLERIQRLEDDRQSIDITSEWWDDKLRPKNSLKKWDPFRPAKRKKAPLVSGPYIVYMLRDIDILEDWTAIKKAKAAVSPQKRKSDVLVKVEKPGAQFSARCEDGRLHYEGEIYSKGQSVILEVGDEAPAQAVITAVSTGEVWLRREDGTKTKIYVSQLQKGKYSVRKA encoded by the exons ATGGCGCTGCACCAGGTTGTGATGACATTGTCCAGGTGTCAGCAGGTCCCATGGTACCATGGCAACAACCTGACTGGGTGCCATGGTGATGTGTCACAAGCAGGTGCCATAGCAACACCAGTTCAGGGGATTCCCCTTAGCCCAACTTTGGGTGAATGTCGCTCACCTCACGCTAGGCTGTGGGCCTCCTTTTGTTGCCATGGGAACATGCCCCATCCTCCACTATCCCATAAGGCTCAGCGCAGTGGGCAGCTGGGAACTATAGAGGCAACGGCGCTCTGGTTAATTGGTCTCCCTGATTGGCTGGCAGAGGATGGGGCGGAGCCAGTAGGTGTGGAGCTTCCGGGTACGGAGAAGCGAAGCGCTTACGGGAGGGAGGCCGCCGGCCTGGGCTCCCCGAG AGTGCCCATGCCGGTGCATCCGGCGCCCAAGGAGGCGGAGGAGATGGAGGGGGACGGGGACTCGGCACCTGAGCTGAATGGCGAAGAGGAGGAGAGCGAGGAGGAGCATAGTGCCAGCCCTTCTGAATCAGAGGAAGAAAGCTCAG AGATGGACGAGGAGGATTGTGAGCGGCGCCGCAGCGAGTGCCTGGATGAGATGTGTGACCTGGAGAAGCAGTTTTCTGAGCTCAAGGAAAA GCTATTCAAGGAGCGGCTGAACCAGGTGAAGGCCAAGCTGGAGGACGTGGCGTCAGGGCGGGCGGCCGAGTACCTCGACCCCCTGGGTGTCCTGCAGAACAACATGAAGATCCGCATCGAGGTGGCTG GCATCTACAAGGGGCTGTGCCTGGAGGTGGTGAGGAACAAGCACGAGTGTGAGCTGCAGGGAGCACGCCAGCACCTGGAG AGTGAGAAGCTCCTGCTCTACGACAACATGCAGAGCGAGCTGCTGGAGCGAATCCAGCGCCTGGAGGATGATCGGCAGAGCATCGACATCACCTCAG AGTGGTGGGACGACAAGCTGCGCCCCAAGAACAGCCTCAAGAAGTGGGATCCCTTCCGGCCCGCCAAGAGGAAGAAAGCGCCGCTTGTGTCTG GCCCCTACATCGTCTACATGCTGCGGGACATCGACATCCTGGAAGACTGGACGGCCATCAAAAAG GCTAAAGCAGCCGTGTCGCCCCAGAAAAGAAAATCCGATG tgctggtGAAGGTGGAGAAGCCGGGCGCCCAGTTCTCAGCCCGCTGCGAGGACGGGCGGCTGCATTATGAGGGTGAGATCTACAGCAAAGGGCAGAGCGTCATCCTGGAGGTCGGGGACGAGGCACCCGCGCA GGCAGTGATCACGGCTGTCAGCACTGGGGAGGTCTGGCTGCGCCGGGAGGATGGCACCAAGACCAAAATCTACGTCTCGCAGCTGCAGAAGGGCAAGTACTCGGTGCGCAAGGCCTGA
- the B4GAT1 gene encoding beta-1,4-glucuronyltransferase 1, with the protein MQGPARCSFFKALLWALALVALLQLLYLSLLSGLHGRQQRSRYSELFGGRRGEAPGRPSEQQKEQLKRALASGGRLDASGQYRIYTDMLGPPERAGRAPDLVLATHTSLSNLHQLQELVGRWQGPVSVALFAPGPAEVRLATLMLYALGALCGPVRQLVSAHLVCHSGDLAAFPELEDRAEFARLKACGDVFAKLARAGAGRRNYALGANASYPNNLLRNVARGAATGHYTLVLDVDMLPSEGLREAFLALTATLGAEGPPGVFVVPAFEIRHTRRLPGAKAELLQLYQVGEIRPFYEELCPRCQAPTNYSRWLNLPPGSSLNIAYTVEWRDPWEPFYISANSVPPYDERFKQYGFNRISQACELHVAGYSFSVLNNAFLVHKGFKVPSEFHAQKDAENQRNKMLFRQFKQELKLKYPGSPRRC; encoded by the exons ATGCAGGGCCCCGCCAGATGCTCCTTCTTCAAGGCGCTGCTGTGGGCGCTGGCGCTGGtggccctgctgcagctgctctaCCTGTCCCTGCTCTCGGGGCTCCACGGCCGCCAGCAGCGCTCCCGCTACTCGGAGCTGTTCGGGGGGCGCCGGGGCGAGGCGCCCGGCCGGCCCAGCGAGCAGCAGAAGGAGCAGCTGAAGCGCGCCCTGGCCAGCGGCGGGCGGCTGGATGCCAGCGGCCAGTACCGGATCTACACGGACATGCTGGGGCCCCCGGAGCGGGCGGGGCGGGCGCCCGACCTGGTGCTCGCCACCCACACCAGCCTGAGCAACCTGCACCAGCTGCAGGAGCTGGTGGGGCGCTGGCAGGGTCCGGTCTCCGTGGCGCTTTTTGCGCCGGGCCCCGCCGAGGTGCGGCTGGCCACGCTGATGCTCTACGCCTTGGGGGCGCTGTGCGGGCCAGTGCGACAGCTGGTGAGTGCCCACCTGGTGTGCCACTCGGGGGACCTGGCCGCCTTCCCCGAGTTAGAGGACCGGGCGGAGTTTGCCCGGCTCAAGGCCTGTGGGGATGTCTTCGCCAAGCTGGCACGGGCTGGGGCGGGCCGGCGTAACTATGCCCTGGGTGCCAACGCTTCGTACCCCAACAACCTGCTGCGCAATGTGGCACGGGGGGCAGCCACTGGGCACTACACGCTCGTGCTGGACGTGGACATGCTGCCCAGCGAGGGGCTGCGTGAGGCCTTCCTGGCACTAACTGCAACCTTGGGTGCTGAGGGGCCACCAGGCGTCTTCGTGGTGCCCGCCTTTGAGATCCGGCACACCCGGCGCCTCCCAGGTGCCAaggctgagctgctgcagctgtATCAGGTGGGGGAGATCCGGCCGTTCTACGAGGAGCTCTGCCCACGCTGCCAGGCCCCCACCAACTACTCACGCTGGCTGAACCTGCCTCCGGGCAGTTCCCTGAATATTGCCTACACCGTGGAGTGGAGGGACCCCTGGGAGCCCTTCTACATCAGTGCCAACTCTGTGCCACCCTATGATGAAAGATTCAAGCAGTATGGGTTCAACCGCATCAGCCAG GCATGTGAGCTCCATGTGGCCGGATACAGTTTCTCAGTGCTGAACAATGCTTTCCTGGTGCACAAGGGCTTCAAGGTGCCGAGTGAGTTCCATGCACAGAAGGATGCCGAGAATCAGCGCAACAAGATGCTCTTCCGCCAGTTCAAGCAGGAGCTGAAGCTGAAGTATCCTGGCTCACCACGCCGGTGCTGA